Proteins encoded in a region of the Corallococcus caeni genome:
- a CDS encoding pilus assembly protein encodes MQPARLLKSGARGQALVLFSLTFLLLTLMVLLTLGFGMRAKERVEIQMAADAAAYSQAVSTARTFNAIAVMNRAQIAHMVAMAGTQSMISYGSQMYAARQTSACPMPAPAWSGLDEAAAMQTLSLQGRAGSMFRAELAMYNRLIGTHLANQGLTNLIAKEVNPELFAPPEGANKSLAEVSGGASAGSSYDDLMQQEKTGTVPETSGAVMPTGGGQGNATRNATMGSLGWTWVHNRPSGSAGFGSGAAAHNPGFQHYANAGAMDSSTYQTISGRNSWAHDHGRAITETCPDGTPITAAATDAWVMSDERQSNEDQHVYGANKPPPGQGAENNTTVDERHTLGACVVCPGIWPYSVGFNAALLHGNADENDYGQPKLYAMLLRDYASDSRRARPDPWNLLFTFKFANQETEFDNAAPLGRIQPTGREDVQRNQVALAAGLAYYHRPRPAAAGGGWEEPPNFLNPFWRATLVSTEGARDDKPARSLEQAGFSEHADALRRLDSAGYRGGSSTGGRY; translated from the coding sequence ATGCAGCCTGCACGGCTTCTGAAGTCCGGCGCGCGCGGCCAGGCGCTGGTGCTGTTCTCGCTGACGTTCCTCCTGCTGACGTTGATGGTGCTGCTCACGCTGGGCTTCGGCATGCGCGCCAAGGAGCGCGTCGAAATCCAGATGGCCGCGGACGCGGCGGCCTACAGCCAGGCGGTGTCCACGGCGCGCACGTTCAACGCCATCGCGGTGATGAACCGCGCCCAGATTGCCCACATGGTGGCCATGGCGGGCACGCAGTCGATGATCAGCTACGGCAGCCAGATGTACGCCGCGCGGCAGACGTCCGCGTGCCCCATGCCCGCGCCCGCGTGGTCCGGCCTGGACGAGGCGGCGGCCATGCAGACGCTGTCGCTGCAGGGGCGCGCGGGGTCCATGTTCCGCGCGGAGCTGGCCATGTACAACCGGCTCATCGGCACGCACCTGGCGAACCAGGGCCTGACGAACCTCATCGCCAAGGAGGTCAACCCGGAGCTCTTCGCTCCGCCCGAGGGCGCCAACAAGTCGCTGGCGGAGGTGTCCGGCGGCGCGTCCGCCGGCTCCAGCTACGACGACCTGATGCAGCAGGAGAAGACCGGCACGGTGCCGGAGACCTCCGGCGCGGTGATGCCCACCGGCGGAGGCCAGGGCAACGCCACCCGCAACGCCACCATGGGCAGCCTGGGCTGGACCTGGGTGCACAACCGCCCGAGCGGCAGCGCGGGCTTCGGCTCTGGCGCGGCCGCGCACAACCCGGGCTTCCAGCACTACGCCAACGCGGGGGCGATGGACTCCTCCACCTACCAGACCATCTCCGGCCGCAACTCGTGGGCGCACGACCACGGCCGCGCCATCACGGAGACCTGCCCGGACGGCACCCCCATCACCGCCGCGGCGACGGACGCGTGGGTGATGTCCGACGAGAGGCAGTCCAACGAGGACCAGCACGTCTACGGCGCGAACAAGCCGCCCCCCGGCCAGGGCGCGGAGAACAACACCACCGTGGACGAGCGCCACACGCTGGGCGCCTGCGTGGTGTGCCCCGGCATCTGGCCCTACTCGGTGGGCTTCAACGCGGCGCTCCTGCACGGCAACGCGGACGAGAACGACTACGGCCAGCCCAAGCTGTACGCGATGCTCCTGCGCGACTACGCCAGCGACTCGCGCCGCGCGAGGCCGGATCCGTGGAACCTGCTGTTCACGTTCAAGTTCGCGAACCAGGAGACGGAGTTCGACAACGCCGCGCCGCTGGGCCGCATCCAGCCCACGGGCCGCGAGGACGTGCAGCGCAACCAGGTGGCGCTGGCCGCGGGGCTCGCCTACTACCACCGGCCCCGGCCGGCGGCGGCGGGCGGAGGCTGGGAGGAGCCGCCCAACTTCCTCAACCCCTTCTGGCGCGCGACGCTGGTGAGCACCGAGGGCGCCCGCGACGACAAGCCCGCGCGCAGCCTGGAGCAGGCGGGCTTCTCCGAGCACGCGGACGCGCTGCGCCGGCTGGACAGCGCCGGCTACCGGGGCGGCAGCAGCACGGGCGGGAGGTACTGA
- a CDS encoding TadE/TadG family type IV pilus assembly protein: protein MAFPRPQRRQHESGQAAVEAALCMPLVVFMVLGSLQLFMLLQGRILAQVAVYRAVRAGSLNHGSCEAMTHAALVTMLPTVEHTRTPAQLAAAFEDRKRNYLRVRGSKGTLFTEGPMVEIVRESPDVGWVRSLAGDEDLMFDAPTDSAAEMQRRTLEIRMVAWYYMRIPFADWVMSRMFLAQFHLKNYTNANPLNPAQKESDWWADTDVELGPDDWPGGDLGDRMLRWNAQGHYLFPIQVHAAMRMMTPVKASNFQGGAGCSLHGF, encoded by the coding sequence ATGGCCTTCCCCCGCCCCCAGCGTCGGCAGCACGAGTCCGGTCAGGCCGCCGTGGAAGCGGCGTTGTGCATGCCGCTGGTGGTGTTCATGGTGCTGGGCTCGCTGCAGCTCTTCATGCTGCTGCAGGGCCGCATCCTGGCGCAGGTGGCGGTGTACCGCGCGGTGCGCGCGGGCAGCCTCAACCACGGCAGCTGCGAGGCGATGACGCACGCGGCGCTGGTGACGATGCTGCCCACGGTGGAGCACACCCGGACGCCCGCGCAGCTGGCCGCCGCCTTTGAAGACCGCAAGCGCAACTACCTGCGTGTGCGCGGCTCCAAGGGCACGCTCTTCACCGAAGGGCCCATGGTCGAGATCGTCCGCGAGTCGCCGGACGTGGGCTGGGTGCGCAGCCTCGCGGGCGATGAAGATTTGATGTTCGACGCGCCCACGGACTCGGCGGCGGAGATGCAGCGGCGCACGCTCGAGATCCGCATGGTGGCCTGGTACTACATGCGCATCCCGTTCGCGGACTGGGTGATGAGCCGCATGTTCCTGGCCCAGTTCCACCTGAAGAACTACACGAACGCGAACCCGCTCAACCCGGCGCAGAAGGAGTCCGACTGGTGGGCGGACACCGACGTGGAGCTGGGGCCGGATGACTGGCCCGGTGGGGACCTGGGGGACCGGATGCTGCGCTGGAACGCGCAGGGCCACTACCTGTTCCCCATCCAGGTCCACGCGGCCATGCGGATGATGACCCCGGTGAAGGCGTCGAACTTCCAGGGAGGTGCCGGATGCAGCCTGCACGGCTTCTGA
- a CDS encoding helicase-related protein: MASLVEGLKVRYLPQPEWGVGHLVSLQEQGAKALIAFPSREDAPVLVSTRGGALVPYQLPKGEPIQTPKGRKATILGEEPGARGLRRYVVRFEDTGEEDELPESEVRALAPRSDLLSTLRDGRVGDAKAFMLRKQALVLDDERRGDALGALLASRVMVKPHQVGVVQRVLSARRPRFVLADEVGLGKTIEAGMVFSALRLVGLARRCLVVAPSHLTVQWLVELFHKFNQLFTLMDSDRYEQSLKEAPDVSPWARFPLVVTSLELLSRTREHREEVAAEDAFWDLVIIDEAHHLKGEKAFAAAKGLAANSWGLLLLTATPMQLDPAEYHGLLTLIDAATAPSVKGFEARLQRQEELSTAVRALMAGKDAKAAVASLAKRFPEDARLQTLKEKEALLAHLAETYSLSDRLVRNRRAVVGGFSTRRLHRHPVQLTAEELKARDTALATLATGTLRGAPLANVLRRLESSPAAFMGAVRSNPALKGADLKLTGRDAKLVAFVGVLRGIWKAEPRAKVLVFTESRDTLESLQSELSREGVEALGYHGDLPLVERDRQVARFRDPEGPKVLLCTEVGGEGRNFQFAHHLVHYDLPWSPSTVEQRIGRLDRIGQTHPVEIHVFDPAGTLASDVLMLLADAVGVFGETVGGLDAVLEEVEDRIADLALLPREARVEYAAELKARVEAAREQVKRAYDPLLDVRSFDKPAVARLVARAQERMGEEPPEPPELGDEDSDEEAPPLEDGLWSVARDLDERLEETVTELARRVGIGVDTDEQVEAFQVAFQFGHALNVEGLPGIDVMQDRTVLGTFWRDTAVEAEELEYFATGHPLVEALFGFLKDGPYGRSGFRHIEKRGVKKPARGLELLFHVQLPEPQDTTPGARVPSRQLARFLARTLLPVAVVDGPQGPVADPAVLPALEADGKALKGDEVHQAFPGFGAFVDAALPVAQAAAEAELARSAKKARAAIEAERDAAASRLRLSLSHQGLPPEEVEAQVDAERHHYERLLGALTGAKVVLDAACGFTLNK, encoded by the coding sequence ATGGCGTCTCTCGTCGAAGGTCTGAAGGTCCGCTACCTCCCGCAGCCCGAATGGGGCGTGGGGCATCTGGTGTCGCTGCAGGAGCAGGGGGCCAAGGCCCTCATCGCCTTCCCGTCCCGCGAGGATGCGCCGGTGCTGGTGTCCACGCGCGGCGGCGCGCTGGTGCCGTACCAGCTGCCGAAGGGCGAACCCATCCAGACGCCGAAGGGGCGCAAGGCCACCATCCTGGGCGAGGAGCCGGGCGCGCGCGGCCTGCGCCGCTACGTGGTGCGCTTCGAGGACACGGGCGAGGAGGACGAGCTGCCGGAGTCCGAGGTCCGCGCGCTGGCGCCGCGCTCCGACCTGCTGTCCACGCTGCGCGACGGGCGGGTGGGGGACGCGAAGGCGTTCATGCTGCGCAAGCAGGCGCTGGTGCTGGACGACGAGCGCCGGGGTGACGCGCTGGGCGCGCTGCTGGCCAGCCGGGTGATGGTGAAGCCGCACCAGGTGGGCGTGGTTCAGCGCGTGCTGTCCGCGCGCCGGCCGCGCTTCGTGCTGGCGGATGAAGTGGGCCTGGGCAAGACGATTGAAGCGGGCATGGTGTTCAGCGCGCTGCGGCTGGTGGGCCTGGCGCGCAGGTGCCTGGTGGTGGCGCCCAGCCACCTCACCGTGCAGTGGCTGGTGGAGCTGTTCCACAAGTTCAACCAGCTCTTCACGCTGATGGACTCGGACCGCTACGAGCAGTCGCTGAAGGAGGCGCCGGACGTCTCCCCGTGGGCGCGCTTCCCGCTGGTGGTGACCAGCCTGGAGCTGCTCAGCCGCACCCGCGAGCACCGCGAGGAGGTGGCGGCCGAGGACGCCTTCTGGGACCTGGTCATCATCGACGAGGCGCATCACCTGAAGGGCGAGAAGGCCTTCGCCGCCGCGAAGGGGCTGGCCGCGAACTCGTGGGGCCTGCTGCTGCTCACCGCCACGCCCATGCAGCTGGACCCGGCGGAGTACCACGGGCTGCTCACCCTCATCGACGCGGCGACCGCGCCGTCCGTGAAGGGCTTCGAGGCGCGGCTGCAGCGCCAGGAGGAGCTGTCCACCGCGGTGCGCGCGCTCATGGCGGGCAAGGACGCGAAGGCGGCCGTGGCCTCGCTGGCGAAGCGCTTCCCGGAGGACGCGCGGCTCCAGACGCTGAAGGAGAAGGAGGCGCTGCTCGCGCACCTGGCGGAGACGTACAGCCTGTCGGACCGGCTGGTGCGCAACCGGCGCGCGGTGGTGGGCGGCTTCTCCACGCGCAGGCTCCACCGGCACCCGGTGCAGCTCACGGCGGAGGAGCTGAAGGCGCGTGATACGGCGCTCGCCACGCTGGCGACGGGCACGCTCCGCGGCGCGCCGCTGGCCAACGTGCTCAGGCGCCTGGAGTCCAGCCCCGCGGCGTTCATGGGCGCGGTGAGGTCCAACCCGGCGCTGAAGGGCGCGGACCTCAAGCTGACCGGCCGCGACGCGAAGCTCGTCGCGTTCGTGGGCGTGCTGCGCGGCATCTGGAAGGCGGAGCCGCGCGCGAAGGTGCTCGTGTTCACGGAGAGCCGCGACACGCTGGAGTCGCTCCAGTCGGAGCTGTCGCGCGAGGGCGTGGAGGCGCTGGGCTACCACGGCGACCTGCCGCTCGTGGAGCGCGACCGGCAGGTGGCGCGCTTCCGCGACCCGGAAGGCCCCAAGGTGCTGCTGTGCACGGAGGTGGGCGGCGAGGGCCGCAACTTCCAGTTCGCGCACCACCTGGTCCACTACGACCTGCCGTGGAGCCCCTCCACCGTGGAGCAGAGAATCGGCCGCCTGGACCGCATCGGGCAGACGCACCCGGTGGAGATCCACGTCTTCGACCCCGCGGGCACGCTCGCGTCGGACGTGCTGATGCTGCTGGCGGATGCCGTGGGCGTCTTCGGTGAGACGGTGGGCGGCCTGGACGCGGTGCTGGAGGAGGTGGAGGACCGCATCGCGGACCTGGCCCTGCTGCCCCGCGAGGCGCGCGTCGAATACGCCGCGGAGTTGAAGGCCCGCGTGGAGGCGGCGCGCGAGCAGGTGAAGCGCGCGTACGACCCGCTCTTGGACGTGCGCAGCTTCGACAAGCCCGCCGTGGCCCGGCTGGTGGCGCGCGCGCAGGAGCGCATGGGCGAGGAGCCCCCGGAGCCCCCAGAGCTCGGAGACGAGGACTCCGACGAGGAGGCGCCGCCGCTGGAGGACGGGCTGTGGAGCGTGGCGCGCGACCTGGACGAGCGCCTGGAGGAGACGGTCACGGAGCTGGCGCGCCGCGTGGGCATCGGCGTGGACACCGACGAGCAGGTGGAGGCCTTCCAGGTGGCCTTCCAGTTCGGCCACGCGCTCAACGTCGAGGGCCTGCCCGGCATCGACGTGATGCAGGACCGCACCGTGCTGGGCACCTTCTGGCGCGACACCGCCGTGGAGGCGGAGGAGCTGGAGTACTTCGCCACCGGCCACCCGCTGGTGGAGGCGCTGTTCGGCTTCCTCAAGGACGGCCCCTACGGCCGCAGCGGCTTCCGCCACATCGAGAAGCGCGGCGTGAAGAAGCCCGCGCGCGGCCTGGAGCTGCTCTTCCACGTCCAGCTCCCGGAGCCCCAGGACACGACCCCCGGCGCCCGCGTGCCCAGCCGCCAGCTGGCGCGCTTCCTGGCGCGCACGCTGCTGCCCGTCGCCGTGGTGGACGGCCCCCAGGGCCCCGTGGCCGACCCCGCCGTGCTCCCCGCCCTGGAGGCGGACGGCAAGGCCCTGAAGGGGGACGAGGTCCACCAGGCCTTCCCCGGCTTCGGCGCCTTCGTGGACGCCGCGCTGCCCGTGGCCCAGGCCGCCGCCGAGGCGGAGCTGGCCCGGTCCGCGAAGAAGGCCCGGGCCGCCATCGAGGCGGAGCGCGACGCCGCCGCCAGCCGCCTGCGCCTCTCCCTCTCCCACCAGGGCCTGCCCCCGGAAGAGGTGGAGGCCCAGGTTGACGCGGAGCGCCATCACTATGAGCGCCTGCTGGGGGCGCTCACGGGGGCGAAGGTGGTGCTGGACGCCGCCTGCGGGTTCACCCTCAACAAGTGA
- a CDS encoding sensor histidine kinase, giving the protein MLRRWTFAQRVGAGLSACLLAGLILLAALVSATHTLAVDDGAFLHHVSDILTGLLGLGALLALVMVLRNALGPMHEERLQSEQRLHLFMDGVSDYALCFLEPDGQVSCWSTGAERLTGWTSSDIVGQRAEVLHVPDAVAHGLPASHRERAARERRLQSEGWRVRKDGSRFWAETLLTALYAEGGTLQGFAEVTRDITERKRTERMQALLAEAGRVLQPQAGAKELGNALTRLCVPEVADACVLYLPDGNGDVRPGAVACADAATQTRLWEPLMRRPSLDEPGPARVVHTGRAERFAEVDPDRLPPSVSDSASAELWRALGVRSALSVPLIVDNRVLGALCLLSTRPHRHYGAVDQAFLEELSARAALALDNARLMAATQNALELIGVAAHDLGTPLSSLQLRLRRVRLQCAPAHGEDSRLREGLLLAEEETKRLGRLVHNLLDLSRLSGGRLVLEAQPMDLAELAHEVAARHEDQAAAAGCALTVHARDGARGRWDRQRLDRVLTNLVSNALKFGRGQPVEVHVDVDEVTHRIRMSVRDHGAGISSEAQQRLFTRFERVTTDSRAPGFGLGLYIVRQLVEAHGGTIRVHSRLGEGSEFTVELPFTPETPAASVSSIRA; this is encoded by the coding sequence ATGCTGCGACGTTGGACCTTCGCGCAGAGGGTGGGTGCGGGTCTGTCCGCGTGCCTTCTGGCCGGACTCATCCTGCTTGCCGCCTTGGTGTCCGCGACCCACACGCTGGCGGTGGACGATGGGGCCTTCCTCCATCACGTCTCCGACATCCTCACCGGCCTGCTGGGCCTGGGCGCCCTCCTCGCGCTGGTCATGGTGCTGCGCAACGCGCTGGGCCCCATGCACGAGGAGCGGCTGCAAAGTGAACAGCGGTTGCACCTGTTCATGGATGGCGTGAGCGACTACGCGCTGTGCTTCCTGGAGCCGGACGGGCAGGTGTCCTGCTGGAGCACGGGCGCGGAGCGGCTCACCGGCTGGACGTCGTCGGACATCGTGGGCCAGCGCGCGGAGGTGCTGCACGTGCCGGACGCGGTGGCGCACGGCCTGCCCGCGTCCCACCGCGAGCGGGCCGCGCGCGAGCGGCGCCTGCAGTCGGAGGGCTGGCGGGTGCGCAAGGACGGCTCGCGCTTCTGGGCGGAGACGCTGCTCACCGCACTGTACGCCGAAGGCGGCACGCTGCAGGGCTTCGCGGAGGTGACGCGCGACATCACCGAGCGCAAGCGCACCGAGCGCATGCAGGCGCTGCTCGCGGAGGCCGGCCGCGTGCTCCAGCCCCAGGCCGGGGCCAAGGAGCTGGGAAACGCCCTCACCCGCCTGTGCGTGCCGGAGGTGGCGGACGCGTGCGTGCTCTACCTGCCGGACGGCAACGGCGACGTGCGCCCCGGCGCGGTGGCGTGCGCGGACGCGGCCACCCAGACGCGGCTGTGGGAGCCCCTGATGCGCCGGCCATCACTGGATGAGCCCGGCCCCGCGCGCGTCGTCCACACCGGCCGCGCCGAGCGCTTCGCGGAGGTGGATCCGGACCGGCTGCCGCCCTCCGTCAGCGACAGCGCCTCCGCGGAGCTGTGGCGCGCGCTGGGCGTGCGCTCCGCGCTGAGCGTGCCGCTCATCGTGGACAACCGCGTGCTGGGCGCGCTGTGCCTGCTGTCCACCCGGCCGCACCGCCACTACGGCGCGGTGGACCAGGCCTTCCTGGAGGAGCTGTCCGCCCGGGCCGCGCTGGCGCTGGACAACGCCCGCCTGATGGCGGCGACGCAGAACGCGCTGGAGCTCATTGGCGTGGCCGCGCACGACCTGGGCACCCCGCTGAGCTCGCTGCAGCTGCGCCTGCGCCGCGTGCGCCTGCAGTGCGCGCCCGCCCACGGCGAGGACTCGCGCCTGCGCGAGGGGCTGCTGCTGGCCGAGGAGGAGACGAAGCGGCTGGGGCGGCTGGTGCACAACCTGCTGGACCTGTCGCGCCTGTCCGGCGGCCGGCTGGTGCTGGAGGCCCAGCCCATGGACCTGGCGGAGCTGGCGCACGAGGTGGCCGCCCGCCACGAGGACCAGGCCGCCGCCGCCGGCTGCGCCCTCACCGTCCACGCCCGCGACGGCGCCCGCGGCCGCTGGGACCGCCAGCGCCTGGACCGCGTCCTCACCAACCTGGTCAGCAACGCCCTCAAATTCGGCCGGGGTCAGCCCGTGGAGGTGCATGTGGACGTGGATGAGGTCACACACCGGATCCGCATGTCGGTGCGCGACCACGGCGCCGGCATCTCCTCGGAAGCCCAGCAGCGCCTGTTCACCCGCTTCGAGCGGGTCACAACGGACAGCCGCGCGCCGGGCTTCGGCCTGGGCCTCTACATCGTCCGCCAGCTCGTCGAAGCCCACGGCGGCACCATCCGCGTCCACTCGAGGCTGGGAGAGGGCTCGGAGTTCACCGTCGAACTCCCTTTCACCCCGGAAACCCCGGCAGCAAGCGTTTCCTCGATTCGAGCATGA
- a CDS encoding cytochrome C codes for MGGADKIQERCTRTSPRLFTAGRAGLLAALASLTVACGGPESTEQESSAGLEPELAAQGQALSDDAALKGGGSGASAPVGLALEVDNGEGVPLKVKAGQTFWVNQIDLRASIFATKDEGVDGLRQNSDFLAVGWGGVRLADQEFVGLSNADGTYTRRRFYRDAAWMKATSLFTVEPVDARGVLTGAPVLLNIGSDDTRRTERDDFFIRRMRAIQWTRDCRSSTDCTGAKAYEEEALVELRNAYDHAKKQTLTFTSRTVGLRLRWSLRPFAPYFIPVTQVSKPAYSYGFGIDIKPLTAPRKDGTYAPGSDVTFQMTLKDGQGKRLHPAGSLPTYNEVAPPGAPGNPAGIQYYQAFFNPTTTYYRRKHQERMMMTQLIGPAQDIQPIRSIVDLEAFLDDSQDVQTIATPARDGVYAQFMTFPPANKLFGGAFFPNEGRWDAPVSDTWTYHLPADAKPGTYLVTAKARRVYLGEDRPASRTIEIQVGTKTHTEAVLTTGPCNTCHSKGGELGEVLHANDNRAACASCHAPLGFELEGPIFVRTHFIHSRSNRFDAPLEKCSSCHLKQETTQRTSKAACLSCHKSYPDSHVEKFGPIESIYVGGGRESFQQCTGSCHKTHPGAGF; via the coding sequence ATGGGTGGAGCTGACAAGATTCAGGAGCGGTGTACTCGCACTTCCCCCCGCCTGTTCACGGCGGGCCGCGCTGGCCTGCTGGCCGCGCTGGCCAGCCTGACGGTGGCCTGCGGCGGTCCTGAGTCCACGGAGCAGGAGTCCTCCGCCGGCCTGGAGCCGGAGCTCGCGGCCCAGGGTCAGGCGCTCTCCGACGATGCCGCCCTCAAGGGTGGCGGCAGCGGCGCTTCCGCGCCCGTGGGCCTGGCGCTGGAGGTGGACAACGGCGAGGGCGTCCCCCTGAAGGTGAAGGCCGGCCAGACGTTCTGGGTGAACCAGATTGACCTGCGCGCCTCCATCTTCGCCACGAAGGACGAGGGCGTGGACGGCCTGCGCCAGAACAGCGATTTCCTCGCCGTGGGGTGGGGCGGTGTGCGTCTGGCGGACCAGGAGTTCGTGGGCCTGTCGAACGCGGACGGCACCTACACCCGCCGCCGCTTCTACCGGGACGCGGCGTGGATGAAGGCGACCAGCCTCTTCACGGTGGAGCCGGTGGACGCGCGCGGCGTGCTGACGGGCGCGCCGGTGCTGCTGAACATCGGCAGCGACGACACCCGCCGCACGGAGCGTGACGACTTCTTCATCCGCCGCATGCGCGCCATCCAGTGGACGCGCGACTGCCGCTCGTCCACGGACTGCACGGGCGCCAAGGCCTACGAGGAAGAGGCCCTGGTGGAGCTGCGCAACGCGTACGACCACGCGAAGAAGCAGACGCTCACCTTCACGTCCCGCACGGTGGGCCTGCGCCTGCGCTGGAGCCTGCGCCCGTTCGCCCCCTACTTCATCCCCGTCACGCAGGTCTCCAAGCCGGCGTACAGCTACGGGTTCGGCATCGACATCAAGCCCCTGACGGCGCCCCGCAAGGACGGCACGTACGCCCCCGGGTCGGACGTCACCTTCCAGATGACCCTGAAGGACGGCCAGGGCAAGCGGCTGCACCCGGCCGGGAGCCTTCCAACCTACAATGAGGTCGCACCTCCGGGCGCTCCCGGCAATCCGGCGGGGATCCAGTACTATCAGGCCTTCTTCAACCCCACGACGACCTACTATCGCCGCAAGCACCAGGAACGGATGATGATGACGCAGCTCATCGGGCCGGCGCAGGACATCCAGCCCATCCGGAGCATCGTCGACCTGGAGGCCTTCCTGGATGACTCGCAGGACGTGCAGACCATCGCCACCCCCGCGCGCGACGGCGTCTATGCGCAGTTCATGACCTTCCCCCCGGCGAACAAGCTCTTCGGCGGCGCCTTCTTCCCCAACGAGGGCCGCTGGGACGCGCCCGTGAGCGACACCTGGACCTACCACCTGCCCGCGGACGCGAAGCCCGGCACCTACCTGGTGACCGCCAAGGCGCGCCGCGTGTACCTGGGCGAGGACCGGCCGGCGTCGCGCACCATCGAAATCCAGGTGGGGACGAAGACGCACACGGAAGCAGTCCTGACCACGGGTCCGTGCAACACCTGCCACAGCAAGGGCGGCGAGCTGGGCGAAGTGCTGCATGCGAACGACAACCGCGCCGCGTGCGCGTCGTGCCATGCTCCGCTGGGCTTCGAACTGGAGGGGCCCATCTTCGTGCGCACGCACTTCATCCACTCGCGCTCCAACCGCTTCGACGCGCCCCTGGAGAAGTGCTCGTCCTGCCACCTGAAGCAGGAGACCACGCAGCGCACCAGCAAGGCCGCGTGCCTGTCGTGCCACAAGAGCTACCCGGACAGCCACGTGGAGAAGTTCGGCCCCATCGAGAGCATTTACGTCGGCGGGGGCCGCGAGTCGTTCCAGCAGTGCACCGGCAGTTGTCACAAGACACACCCCGGCGCCGGCTTCTAG
- a CDS encoding FIST signal transduction protein: MAHVKMQTARSTLTDPVAVAEDLLRQLHGPPPKLVTLFASRQRDQRALNRAVRERLPKDTRLVGATTAGELDNNGIHENSVVLGALSGDFEVGLGLGSGLTGDAIAAGAMAIKRACEELGVRQQDLDARRYVGLVIDDGFRYKKEELLLGILEKNQTLVLVGGGASDSETDPARQSALIHVDGEVAGDGVLVALFKTNAPWAALRSHWYVPTGERLTITKVDETHTRALEIDGKPAARRYADILGVENIADLEFGRPGGFASRPTALKVGREYFIRAAWRPLEDGSILFANLLEEGSELDLMKAGDLAGMTRDFFQEELPRRVQNPQAALLFHCSGRMWYAGATGTVPSLSEAMKLAPSAAGMNVQFEIYSGFHINTTLTVLAFGSN; encoded by the coding sequence ATGGCGCACGTGAAGATGCAGACGGCTCGTTCCACCCTCACGGATCCAGTCGCCGTCGCTGAGGACCTCCTGCGCCAGTTACACGGCCCCCCGCCGAAGCTGGTGACGCTGTTCGCGTCCCGTCAGCGGGACCAGCGCGCGCTCAACCGCGCGGTGCGCGAGCGGCTGCCCAAGGACACCCGGCTGGTGGGCGCCACCACCGCCGGCGAGCTGGACAACAACGGCATCCACGAGAACAGCGTGGTGCTGGGCGCGCTCTCCGGCGACTTCGAGGTGGGCCTGGGCCTGGGCTCAGGCCTCACCGGGGACGCCATCGCCGCGGGCGCCATGGCCATCAAGCGCGCGTGCGAGGAATTGGGCGTGCGCCAGCAGGACCTGGACGCGCGCCGGTACGTGGGCCTCGTGATTGACGACGGCTTCCGTTACAAGAAGGAAGAGCTGCTGCTGGGCATCCTGGAGAAGAACCAGACCCTGGTGCTCGTGGGCGGCGGCGCCAGCGATTCAGAGACGGACCCCGCGCGCCAGTCCGCCCTCATCCACGTGGATGGTGAAGTGGCCGGCGACGGCGTGCTGGTGGCGCTGTTCAAGACGAACGCCCCCTGGGCCGCGCTGCGCTCGCACTGGTACGTGCCCACCGGCGAGCGGCTCACCATCACCAAGGTGGATGAGACGCACACGCGCGCCCTGGAGATCGACGGCAAGCCCGCCGCGCGGCGCTACGCGGACATCCTGGGCGTGGAGAACATCGCGGACCTGGAGTTCGGCCGGCCGGGCGGCTTCGCGTCGCGCCCCACCGCGCTGAAGGTGGGCCGCGAGTACTTCATCCGCGCCGCGTGGCGTCCCCTGGAGGACGGCTCCATCCTGTTCGCCAACCTCCTGGAGGAGGGCAGCGAGCTGGACCTGATGAAGGCCGGCGACCTGGCGGGCATGACGCGGGACTTCTTCCAGGAGGAGCTGCCCAGGCGGGTACAGAACCCCCAGGCGGCCCTCCTGTTCCACTGCAGCGGACGCATGTGGTACGCGGGCGCCACGGGTACGGTGCCGAGCCTCTCCGAGGCCATGAAGCTCGCACCGTCGGCGGCTGGGATGAACGTGCAGTTCGAGATCTACTCAGGGTTCCACATCAACACCACGCTGACCGTGCTGGCGTTCGGTTCCAACTAA